In the genome of Lathyrus oleraceus cultivar Zhongwan6 chromosome 4, CAAS_Psat_ZW6_1.0, whole genome shotgun sequence, the window CTTAGCCTTCTTTTTTCTCTGTTTAATTATGCTTTTAGTCTTGCAGCTTATGATGATGTTCAATTTTGGTCTCTGAAGTGTATATAAATCAGTTGTAAGATCAAGCTTTGAGTGAATGAATTAGAGATTCATGGCAAGTTTTCTTAAACTTCAACATGATATTAATCGCCTCTGATTCTCTATATACTGCTAGTTAGTTCTACTTTCATCTTCTTCACTGTTAGTGAGTCTTAATCGAGCATAATAATGGTGGATATCGATGATTCATCATTTGTCTTGAAGAATCTGTCCTCATCGAAAAATAACAAAACTCATTTGATCCAAAGATGTCAATTAAGCTACAAGATAATAACTTCTTGCTATGGAACCAACAAGTTGAAGATGTGATTTTAGCACACAAACATCATATCGTCTCAATAATGCGATTTCAAATGAGTATGAAGCCTAgattgtccaagatcaagtctTGCTTATATGGATGCACTCAACAATCTCCCAATGCATTACCTCGACTTTTCACATGCAAACAATCGTATGAAGTTTGGGACATAGTCTACTACACTTCAATGCGATCATGAAGACTAGTGTGTGTTAATTACACACAGAGCTCAAACGGACCAAGAAGTTAAATCACTTGGCGTCCGAATTTGTCCTTCGAATCAAAGATATTGTCGATTTGTTTTTACTGTTGATAACCTGATCACTAAACAAGACCAAATTAATGTCGTTCTTGATGGACTTTCAGAGGAGTACAATCTATTTGTTATGCGGGCCTATGGTCGCCCTCCCGCAATGTATGATGGTCGGAGTTGGAGTTGCTCTAAAGGAAGCTCCTCAGACTCAAGACCAACCTGTCAACTCTGTGGAAAGTATGACCATGTTGTGCTTGAGTGTTGGCATAAATATGATGAATACTTTGTTCAAGACAATGCACATGACTCTTATATCTCTTAAGCCTAGGGTGATCCTTCCAATGGATGATATCTTGATTATGCTTGTGGCCATGTGTTTAGAATGAAGATTAATAACTGGTTATTAGTTTAATAGATGTGCTTTGGTGTGATTAAGCAAACTCTTATTGGAATTTAGATTAAAAGTTTACTTGGCTAATTGGAAAAAGAACATGGCTATGGAAATAAATTCAAAAGGAAATTAGCACTATATATTGAATGACATTATCATCTCAAAATATTACAGCATGCTTTAAGAGTTTCCATTGAAACCCTTTTTAACACATATATTGTTACCCTTTACATTTTTATACAATTTATGAACATCAACAAAATATGCTATTGTTGATAACAATTAACCACATTCAAAAACTCAAAGCCTTTTGCAAACCAGCAGCATATTGTCTTGCCCATTGATCATAGTGAAGAATTTCTTCAAGTGAAGGAGATGTTACCAATTCCTTCTGATGTTCATTGCATGTTAGCTCCACAACCTTGAAAATATCTAGATAGCTAATCCTGTTAACGGGAAAATAGTCGATCAGAAGAGGATTCACCTTCGACAAAAAGAAGTCTATTATCCGAAAGAGAAATGCATTATACTTACTTTTCTGCAACAAACAGTTCTACAGCTATCTCGTTTGCAGCGCTGATAACTCCGGTCATGGTGCCTCCGGCTCGTCCAGCAGCGTAGCAAAGATTCACGGACGGAAACTTCTTGGTGTCCGGTGCTTGAAATGTTAGAGAACCATACCTGAGTCATTAAGCTTACATTAGTCAATCTAGCAATGATTATTCCTTTTGAAGATATCTTTAAACAAGTGAAAATTTGAAAGAAGGAAAATTGATTTTACTTGGTAAGATCGAGGCGAGGCCAAGTTATTTCAGAACAATAGACTCTTTCTGGCCATGACAAAGTATAAAGGAGTGGCAACCGCATATCAGGTAACCCCAACTGTGCAATAACAGAAGAATCCTGTGTTTCAACCAAAGAATGTATGATAGATTGTGGATGGATAACAATCTCAATATCATCATATTCTGCTCCAAACAAGTAATGTGCTTCAATTACTTCTAAGCCCTGccaaaaacagaagaaaaaaaatgaaacaTTGATATTTGCTGGAAAACATTCTCGATAAACATTAATTGTTGCATGAACAAAGTTACCTTATTGAAGAGGGTAGCAGAATCTATGGTTATCTTTCTTCCTAAAGTCCAAATGGGATGTTTTAATGCATCGGCAACTTTAATATCTTTCATCTTTTCAATAGGCCATTCTCTGTCAATAATACTAACAATATTAACATTTTTCAATCGATAATTCAGTTCAATACTCCTCTTGAACTACTTTTTCATACCTGAAAGTGCCACCAGAACCAGTTAATTGGATTTTCCTAAGCGCACCCTTTGGCAACCCTTGAATACACTGTATAGAGAAGAATTGTGAAACATCAATGATCGATATTGGCAGAAAAATTTGATTGAAATGATGGAGTTAAAATACCTGAAAAATTGCAGAATGTTCTGAATCGGCGGGAAGAATTTTGATCTTGTTTTTGTGAGCAAGAGGAAGAACAAAAGCTCCTCCAGCAATCATTGTCTCTTTGTTTGCCAATGCTATGTCTTTCCCTGCTTCAATCGCCGCAACCGTTGGCTGTTGAAAGTAACAAAATGAAATTGCAAATTCAAATTTTTTGAACTGCATTAACCATAGTAAAAGTTGCGGCAAAATTTGATTGTTACTTTTAATCCAGCACAACCAACTATTCCGGTAACTACGGTGGCTGCATCAGGGTGACGAGCAACCTGAGAAAAAATGAATACTACTCAGAAAAAAAACAATAATGGCTTCATAGACCAATCACATATATATATAAAATACGAAAGAAATGAAGATTTTCACCTCAATGACACCTTGTTCTCCAGGGATGATTTCAGGTTTGTGTTCAATATCAGCCAAAGCTTCTTTGAGTTCATCAATTTTAGACTCATCTCTAAGAGCTACTACTTGAGGCTTAAATGTCTTTATCTGCACAACATGGAATACTAGGAAAATGAATTGCGCTTATAGTCTAACGACATGTCTGGTGTCCAACAGCTGTCAGTGTCTGACGTCAACAAATGTGGTTCATATTTCCAAATTAGTATCAGTGTTAGTGTCGTGTCTGGTGTCTGTATCAGTGTGTCTGGAAGAAGGTAATTGTTACCTGATCGGCAAGAAGAGTAACATTTGAACCGGCTGCAAGTCCCACAATTCTAAATCTTTCTGGAAACTCGGCAACTATATTAAGTGTCTGAAAaacaaatatataaaaaaattcatttcAAAGATTTGGAAATAGAAGACACCAAAGAACTTAgaatattgattttttttatacCTGAGTTCCAATTGAACCAGTTGAACCTAAGACAGAGATAGGTTTTGGTTCATCCCATGTTTTGAAATCACTAGGTTCAGGAATGGCTGTTCCTGGCCAAGCTGGTTGTATTGAATTTGCTGCTGAGCAATGAACTCTTCTTTTTGTTACTTTTGTGTCACTCTCTTTTCTCTTCAATGCAAAGTTACCTATTCATCATAATTCATAAACAAACAAAAGTGATACAATGGATTGAGTTAATAGTTCAATTTGCAATTTTAGGGTCAAAACCAAATAAATTCATTTATGGATTGGGTTCgcatattttattttaaataaaaattattttttaattataaaataaattgtaacacaatttaatataattacacatattttcaaaattcaaataagatgaaatatattatataatatttaataaattttatttagacataaaagagagaaaaaaatcacaaaacacatcATTTTCATAAATTATGGAAATTCTTACTTTTAAATTATGTaaatttattgattttttttgtttACAAGGTATCAAAAGATTTATTTAATCTAATTATAATATCAGTGatgaataatttttttatataaaattagaatttataaattaattttatatttttatttaaaataataataaaaaataagaaatttCGAATATCATATTATAATATTTAAAATGGATCAAATATACAGGGATTTGAGTAATTTATAAATTAGATTGATTTTGATCGACGGATTTCGACATATAAAGTTTTTGTGTTAAAAATGGTGTTAAagtattttaattttaaaaaaaatgttatatattttttttgtcACAATCATGTACTAAACATTTTTTAAGATATTTATTTTTTACActttaaaatattaaaaaactCTCTCATAAACAACCTGAAGCCAAGATCCTTTTGTTGTTGCACTTCTATGTTAAAAGTATATTTTTTTAGTGATGTTTAAAGTGAAGGTTTAATTAAGTTCTTCATCGATAAAATCTAAAAATGTGTTTTAAATAATTAATTGTAGAATAAATATCAATCATTAACATTGTTTATACATCATACTCTCTATATGTAAGATCATTCACATTTCACAAGACTCTTTTAACTTAAGTATGTTTAAGATTAGAATTAGTATTATAGCATGTTATATATTTTAGGGAGGGTTCCTATAAAAAAACTTTACTTATTATAGCATGTTATATATTTTAGGGAGGGTTCCtataaaaaaaaaactttacTTATTAGTGTTTTTGATATCATGATGTTTATATTACTGATGGAAGAAAAAAGTACAGGTAATTTTAATCgaatttaataataaaataatatgCAAGACTTATTATTATAGTAAAATAATAAGAAAGTTAACAGAAACGGACCCAAAAATAATAATTCATTTTacttaaaaaaacaaaaatatatatttaataatatattaaataaattataaaataaaaaatatatatgaaTTTATTATTGATCAAACGGTAAGagattatttttttattttaaaattatattttttattaaagaTTTATTTCTATTATCTATCCTGAATCTCTAAAAAATTAAGATCTATAGGAGTATTTGCTTATGATATTACTTATGGTGATGAGATAAAGACAAGAGAGAAGAACCTGGAAGTTTGTTGGAGCTGTTAATTATATCAGAAAAAAATGATGGTTTTATTTGAACTGGGGAGTGCAAATTTAAAGCCATAATGATATGAATTAATTAGTTGAATCAACACACTCAAATAAAATGAAGTAACTAGAGTATTTATAAGCAATCAATTAAGTGCCTCTTGAGAAATATCAAAAGCTCAAAAATTATGTGAAAAAATTATTGCCACAATTATATATTTGTGGTCCAAGAAATGATAACTTCAATCACAAGGATAATTTTGCATTATGAAATAAAACTAATTCTTATTGAATGACTATTATTTCTTCAAAAATTTTAAAACTTTTCCTTTTATTGAAAGTCTTCTCTTTTTTCCGTTTAAAATGAGTACATGAAATATAAAGCTCTTTTTTAATTGGTCCACTTGTTAAGGTGTTATTGtatgaaaacaaaaaaatggATAAGGGGAATGAACTAGAAGCAACGGAATGGGGGCCAATGAATAACAACACAACAAACAAATTTTTATGTTTTTgaaaaattgtatattcttttaatttaaaagaaaataaatttttATCGGATTTTTGAAGAGTTTCATGAATTTTTAATTagatttttgaattttttttgaatttttattggattttttaaaaattataagATCTGAATTATCATATTTTTCAAATACGTTATcgattttttaaaaaaaattaataaatttttATCGACATTTTAAAAAACTCTATTAATTTTTATTGGATTTTTTAAATACATTAAcagattttttttaaaaatatgaGATTTTATTGGATTTTCCAAAAAACTATAAATTAATCGAATTTTTTAAAATACATTAAAAACATAAGTTTTTATCAAATTTTTAccttatttaaaaaaaaaaattgataaaaataaTTTCGATTCTTTTTCTATCAAAAATAAGCTACCGTTGTCATAAAAGAAATTCAAAATTTTAAAACATATTAGATTTTTATAATACACTATTAAATTTTTTGATTTATATCAAATTTTTCAATTACATTATCAGATTTTTCGTTTCAATAAAAAATGTTTTGGGTAATATAAAAATAGGTAGTTGCCAAGTCAATTTTAGGGGAATAAAATCTCCACACAAATGAAGATTACGTAATAGATATAGTCTTGCTTTTTTGTGCATATTTCATGTGGTTGTTAAATTTATAAGATAGATTTATTTGTTTCATGATCAACTTTAGGGGTAGGTTATATACCAAATACTACCAAATAATTACGATAAAAGTCGTGGAATTTAAACTAATGAAAATTAGCTAAGTTTGTAAcaaaaacttttttttttaattttcatcTTTTCATTTTAAAAATCGGATTATgtaatccctttattttgtttttttagaATATTATAGGTTGACATTCCATTTTGTTGTGAAGCTCTAGAATATATGTTAATTTATGTTAAATTGACGAATAAATTCTTATCAAGAAAATACAAATTGAAGCACAACGAGAATATTGCTTTGGCGGAAGAGGCAAGGTACTTATTCAACAAAATCTTTCATCCAAACACATTGAATCAAGTAGATTTACTATTCTCTGATCTATTGGTTCACTAACTATTaattactccctccgttcctttataagtgtcactttcttgcaaaaaatttgtttctttttaattgtcacttgcaaaattcaaggtagtattaattgttattttgtcaaaattacccctatATAATAAttgcagagagagaaaaagtaaagtgaatgtaataaataattaagggtattataaGTAAAAGAAGAATTATTATTTGAAAAGTAATAATAATGATTAGCTTCTttggtatgtgtaaaaagtaaaaaagtgacacttaaaaaggaactGAGGGAGTATGTTTTTCGTGATTTAGGAGCTAGCATCAATCTGATGTTGTTGTCTATTATGAGAAAGTTAAATAGTGGTGAATCAAATCCGACTCAAATTAGTCTAACATTAGTTGATTGGTCTATCACATATACATATGGTGTTCTTTAAGGTGTAGTTGTTAGAGTCGATGTTTTGTTGTTTCCAACAGATTTTGTGATTTTAGACATTGCCAGAAGATTCTGAAACACCACTACTTCTTGCAAGACCATTCTTAGCATTACATAAAGCTCTTATTGATGTGGAATTAGGGGAGTTAATATTGAGATTCAATAAAGAAAAAAGTTGTGTTCAATGTGTTCGAAGCGATGAAACATCAGAAATAAAATCTTCAATGTTATATAATTGACATCAAGGAAGAAGTCGTTCAAGAGATAAGTGCAATAGAAACTCCTTCACCGCCAATGGATTGAGTCATTATTAATTCAGTAGAAAAAGTTGAAGATTGATCTGATATGGAGATAGCCGAGAGTTTTCATCAACTTCAAGCAACACAAGTCAATAACGCAACGAGAAAAATTGAAGAATTAGGTTGTACTGAGCAACCCAATCCAATACAAGCTCAAAAATATCCTGAGTTGAAAGATTTTCCGAAACACTTGAAGTATGTCTTTTGGGTGAGAAATCGTTACAACCAGCCATCATCAATAGTTCTTTATCAACTatagaagaaaaaaaattgttGAGAGTCTTAAGAGGTGACAAGCAAGCGCTTGGTTGGAGTGTGACTGGTGTGAAGGTATTAGCTCACCTTATTGCATGCATAATATAAAGCTAGAAGAAGAATTCAAGTTGGTAGTTCAACCTCAAAAAGACTTAATCCTACCATGAAAGAAGTGGTGAGAAAAGAAGTCTTAAAACTACATGAAGCATGTATGATCTATCATATTTCTGATAGTTCTTGGGTAAGTCATTCAGAGGTATAATCATCATTCAAAATGAAAATAACAAGTTGATTTCAACTCAACAGTTATCGGAGGTTAAACCAAGCAAATCGAAAATATCATTTTCCATTGTCGTTTATAGATCAGGTCTTAGAAATATTAGCAAGTCAAACTTATTATTATTTCTTAGATGGCTATTTGGGCCGATCAAAAAAAGATTGTTTCCACATGCTCTTTTTAAGTGTTTATTTATCGCGGGATGTCATTTGGATTATGCAATGCTCCCGCAAATTTTCAAAGGTGCATGCTTTCTATATTTTTTAATATGATTGAATCTTCCATCgaggtatttatggatgatttttctgtgTTTGGTAGTGATTTTCATAAATATCTTGCTCACCTTAATGTTGCTTTAGAGAGATGTATTGAAACAAACCCAATTTTAAATTgagaaaaatattattttatgGTTACTGAAGGTATCGTTTTAGGAGATAAAATATCATCAAAGAGCATCAAGGTTGATCAAACCAAAATAGAGGTTATTGAAAAATTATCTTCTCCGGTTAATGTTAAAGGAGTGAGAATTTTCCTAGGACATAACGATTTTTATCGAAGATTTATAAAGGACTTCTCAAATATTGCAAAACCTCTTTGCAACCTCCTACTTAAGGAAAgggattttgattttgattttgatgatgaatgtttAAAATCTTTTTCTATTATTAAAGAATAGTTACTGACTACACATGTAATTGTCACTCCAAACTGGAAACTTGCATATTTGAACTTATATGCGATACGAGTGAAAAAACTATGGATTTTAATAGAATTtttcaaaatacaataaaaacTATGAGTTTTTGTCTGaatttttttatcataaataaacTATCAATGTTTTAAAAATAATTCTAAACATACTGAATTTTTATAATACACTGTCAAAATTTTCTATTTATATCAAATTTTACGATTATATTATTAGATTTTTCGttgctattttttaataaaaatattttgaGTAATATAAAAATACGTAGGTGCCAAGTCAGATTTTAGGGGACATGTATTTTATCAAGTTAAACTGAATTTTTAACTTATTTAAATGATAGATTATTTATATCACAAAATGATATATTCCCAATAACTAATAACTGTCATCTCCATTAAACTATTTATATACTTATTAGTTTTGGTTGTTAGGAGTTCTTTGAAGTTGTTGAGAATTTCAATTACCAATCACCAACACACTTTTATATATTAAGAAGCTAAATTAGTTGTAAGATTAAGTTTCTAATGAATGAATCAATCAAATATCCATGGCAAAGTTTCTTAACCTACAGCTAATATATTAAGAAGCTAAATGTTGTAAGATTAGTTCAATACAGGATAGTGCGGTCGAGCCAAAGGGTATGATGACGAAGTTAGTTGGCGTGGGACTTGTTGTTAGGTGTATGATGATGAAACTAattggcgtggatcaatcaaatatcTTGGCTCAGATACAAATTATGACGTTGTAATcgacctaaaccatgtcatatactgttgagttggtctagcaccctgtatgactggttcgtttaagatgtgttgtcgttgattcctccaatgacgacacatcttttttgcgaagtctctccagtcggaataatcccattgggcatcgactcttttttgatgtcaatctcccaaacacgtcggaggttcaggaatttgttgttgcatgccgaactgtAGTTTTACCCGatcactctggtgcatctccacagtagtgaaccggATCATTGGTGTTTTTTCTGTCCAAATTGCgtcatcatcatggttaacctgatgatcaagacccagatatggcttctagataaactgtacaagaatacgacatgattagatgataaataatttgataattatttttaaatcaaaatagagttgtgtaggagtattacatcgtctggtccaatgtgatccaatagattgcgatagactactatagCGTGTTTATAACACCTGTTGCAATGCATCCCTCTAACTGACCATCTAGATCAAAAacatttgaaaaatattatttactgttatttgtaatataaagtttaattaattagatggtaaagttttaaacttactttgttgcaaacggAAATATGAATGGCTTCTCGTTTACCGGGACGAGTGATGGTATTCTTGACAAACCCCATGCTTATAGCAAATTTGCGCTTGAATAAAacgtacaagtattttttttggtatttttacacattgcactatatagatgggtcaaaatagttgaaccccaactatatgtgcttgCCTTATTTACCGTAACAAtggtaaatacataatatttaacatattaccagtactttcgggaaataaaaaattaccaaataaaataataatataataccgagttttaattattttttcatactCGGTAGATTCTTCGGTCAATGttatactcgcataatattgtttTAGATATCTTAAATTAATACCTTTCCCCCTAGCTTGACCAGATGTCTCTCTCGCAGCTAGAtcgtcacacaaaggggcacccaacaATTCATTACAAATAGAGTTATcctggttaactctaccatttacGGCCTTACCATTGATACgtagacccaacaacatgtagacgtcctcaagtgtgacggtacaatcaccgaaaggaaggtgaaatgtgtgggtctcaggtctccatctctccaacaaagtaagaataaatttgtagtcaaCCGAGTACGAGACTATGTTGAGGAGATTACCAAAACCGCGTCCTCaaatatatggttctatcaaaggatcgtggggtacatattcatgtacacggtATCGAAATCATTTTGGGTCCTAGtaaaacataagtaagaaataaaataagaagatgtaatatacaataaaaacataaataagaAATAAATACGAAATAAGTAAGAAGAAGTCATAAtatacaaatgtcgagatattgTCGATTGCTCTTCAATGTTCATCACTCATAGTCAATAGAGACATAATGTTGCAGAGATTGAGTGTTGTAGAGGTTAAATATGGTAAAGGTGGAGTGTTGCAGAGGTTGATTGTTAGTGTTGCAGATGTTAAGTGTTGTGAGTTGATGCCCTATTTATATATGAGTAAGTGTTGCATAGGTTGAATGGCTACGTAGCATGTGAAGCATGGGATAGGGTGCATGCATGTGAGATAGGTGTAGGCGCCTAAGGCTAGGACGCATGTCTTGCTTTATGCGCCATTGGAATGGGCGCCTGCCTTGAATTATTAAGGCAGAGATTCCTTGTGTGCAGGCGCATGCTTGTAGTGTTAGGGCATAGATTCCTTATGTGTAGAGATTCCTTACAGGCGCATGCATCGTATTATCTTGTCTCTGCATGGATTCTTTGCATTGCATTGTCTTGTCTTAGCATTACATTGTCTTGTCTTTGCAGATTAATTGTGTGATCAGTATATACATTGTTTATCCTATTTAACTGCATGTGAAAAACATATCAATGCATTCACCATCAGTATCCATACAGATCAGTAGAAACACTAAAGTTACATTTAAAAAAAGGTCTTCCTCGccacattacatgatcagtgcccatacccaaggtgaaatatttgagcatcaattattcggtttttgttttcgcaacacagaagtaactcggtttacaataaatcaacgatcaaatttttcacatttgaaacaaagaatagaaaagaatTTATAGTGTAGTCttgtgggccaaatcatctatgAAAATCTGGTGTGGTTTGCAGACAACTAGGTAAAGTTTTATCAGTAGAAGAatcgagatgatgacgatgttcatcatatgtttgtcagtcatGAAGAATCTGGGTACAACAATATAGAGTTATATATATTACCCcaacaacaacaagtgtctcagttcatggatcagtcacaagtgttttgtgaaactgatgacgacgaacaagttgaggtcaatgttgtagatgaggaagaagaagaagtcgagttattggttgattcaatggtgaacgatgaagaagaagaggagtcattaccagctagtcatgtatattgtccacctcaacacatgacaagcttgaatttgggttccgatgaaccttcatcagatatattttacaatccttatgtgtaaattcaaggatcattgaaagaaggagacacatttcgcacaaaagaagattgtgtaaaagctattaaaaagtatcacatggaACTATCAACTGATTACAAAGTTGATAGAACTAATGCAATAAGGTACAAGATTTATTGTCGAAATGAGCGTTGCCTTTTCCGGTTGTCAACATCTTACCAGAAGAGCAGTGATTCTTGGGAGACTGGATCCATGGGTTcagttcacacatgcatgctcaCAAACCCAATGCAAGACCATCGAAAACTTAGCTCTCAGTTAATATGAGATGAAATTTTTTTTGTCATTAGCGACAATCAGTCATTAAAGGTGAGTACCATAATCTCGCATATTGTATCACAATACAACTATACCCCATCATACAGGAAGACTTGGATAGTTAGGACAAAGGCGGTTGAAAAAGTGtatggcaattgggaggagtctaacaaacaacttccaaaatacttggtggctcttaaacagtatgctccagggactattgtcaaATTGGAAACGTTGTCGGCGTATACCCCAGACGGAACttgtgctattggaaatggaacATTCCACCATCTCTTCTGGGtgtatcaaccatgcatcaagggttttgctttctgtaaacctattatacaaattgatggtacatggttgtacggaaaATATAAAGGAATGTTACTGATGGCAGCGGCACAAGATGGCAACGGTAATATTTTTCCAATCacctttgccctagttgaaggggacactaatgagggatggagttttttcctaagaaatctaTGGTTGCATGTTGctcctcaacctaacttatgtttgatctctgactgacacccttcaatagtgagtgcatacaaaaacattgataatggctggtAGGATCCTCCGTCGACGCATGTCTtctgcattagacatatcgctcaaaatTTTATGTAGGAGATCAAAGAAAAAATattgcggaagaaggttgtcgACGCAGGTTACACATTAatagaaccttctttcaaacactatTGTGAAGACATGAGATTGTCAAATGCAGatgcagtacggtggatcgacagtattccattggagaagtggactagggcatacgacaacggtgAACATTGGGGCtacatgacaacaaatcttgtgaaatcaatgaactctgtcttcaaaggcatctgaaacctacctataaccaCTTTAGTGCAGACAACATATTTCAGGCTATGGGCGTtgtttgagaccagacgttccaaatggagttcaatGTTGCAATCCGGGaagttgttcagtgatgcttcaatg includes:
- the LOC127076536 gene encoding 1-deoxy-D-xylulose 5-phosphate reductoisomerase, chloroplastic, which produces MALNLHSPVQIKPSFFSDIINSSNKLPGNFALKRKESDTKVTKRRVHCSAANSIQPAWPGTAIPEPSDFKTWDEPKPISVLGSTGSIGTQTLNIVAEFPERFRIVGLAAGSNVTLLADQIKTFKPQVVALRDESKIDELKEALADIEHKPEIIPGEQGVIEVARHPDAATVVTGIVGCAGLKPTVAAIEAGKDIALANKETMIAGGAFVLPLAHKNKIKILPADSEHSAIFQCIQGLPKGALRKIQLTGSGGTFREWPIEKMKDIKVADALKHPIWTLGRKITIDSATLFNKGLEVIEAHYLFGAEYDDIEIVIHPQSIIHSLVETQDSSVIAQLGLPDMRLPLLYTLSWPERVYCSEITWPRLDLTKYGSLTFQAPDTKKFPSVNLCYAAGRAGGTMTGVISAANEIAVELFVAEKISYLDIFKVVELTCNEHQKELVTSPSLEEILHYDQWARQYAAGLQKALSF